In a genomic window of Arthrobacter woluwensis:
- a CDS encoding aldo/keto reductase, giving the protein MAALKTVTLSDGTVLPALGQGTWFVGNDPWRRDAEIATLREGIELGLTLVDTAEMYGDGRSEDLVGEAIAPIRDRVYLVDKVLPYNASRRGTVQACERSLEVLGTDWIDLYLLHWPGSHPLEETVEGFEELIRRGLIGAWGISNFDADALDRFPSAPAVNQVLYNPSRRGPEFDLFPAQARLARPVKTMAYSPIEQGRLLEDPTLRDIAAERGASVAQVLLAWAIRSGDVIAIPKASSVEHVRDNAAAAALELSAADLDRIDAAFPAPTRKIPLEML; this is encoded by the coding sequence ATGGCCGCTTTGAAAACCGTCACGCTGTCCGATGGCACCGTTCTGCCCGCGCTGGGTCAGGGCACCTGGTTCGTGGGCAACGACCCCTGGCGCCGTGATGCCGAGATCGCCACGCTGCGGGAGGGGATCGAGCTCGGCCTGACCCTGGTGGACACGGCGGAGATGTACGGCGACGGGCGCTCGGAGGACCTCGTCGGGGAGGCCATCGCTCCGATCCGGGACAGGGTGTACCTGGTGGACAAGGTCCTGCCGTACAACGCGTCCCGGCGGGGCACCGTGCAGGCCTGCGAGCGGTCCCTCGAGGTGCTGGGAACCGACTGGATCGACCTGTACCTGCTCCACTGGCCCGGCTCCCATCCGCTGGAGGAGACCGTTGAAGGGTTCGAGGAACTGATCCGGCGCGGGCTGATCGGGGCGTGGGGGATCAGCAACTTCGACGCCGACGCGCTGGACCGCTTCCCGAGCGCCCCCGCAGTGAATCAGGTGCTCTACAACCCCTCGCGGCGCGGCCCCGAATTCGACCTGTTCCCGGCGCAGGCGCGGCTCGCTCGCCCGGTGAAGACCATGGCATACTCGCCGATCGAGCAGGGCCGTCTGCTGGAGGACCCCACACTCCGGGACATCGCGGCGGAACGCGGCGCGAGTGTGGCACAGGTGCTCCTCGCCTGGGCGATCCGGTCCGGGGACGTCATCGCCATTCCGAAGGCGTCCAGCGTCGAGCACGTCCGCGACAACGCTGCCGCCGCCGCACTGGAACTCAGCGCTGCGGACCTGGACCGCATCGACGCCGCGTTCCCGGCGCCCACCCGGAAGATTCCGCTGGAGATGCTGTGA
- a CDS encoding Fur family transcriptional regulator translates to MEQSSEARVQTRVTKQRLAVDAALDQLEDFVSTQELHRSLQDSGVSVSLATTYRILQSMADEGVVDVLRSTDGEAVYRRCEADSHHHHLLCRRCGKAVEIEAPAVEAWAAKMAAEHGFTAVTHTVEIMGLCAECSQSAGTTAPQE, encoded by the coding sequence GTGGAGCAGAGCTCAGAGGCCCGGGTGCAGACGAGGGTGACCAAGCAGCGCCTTGCAGTGGACGCCGCCCTGGATCAGCTGGAGGACTTCGTGAGCACGCAGGAACTGCACCGCTCCCTGCAGGACTCCGGCGTCTCCGTCTCCCTGGCCACCACCTACCGCATCCTGCAGTCCATGGCGGATGAGGGCGTCGTGGACGTCCTCCGCAGCACCGACGGCGAGGCCGTCTACCGCCGTTGCGAGGCCGACAGCCACCACCATCACCTGCTCTGCCGGCGCTGCGGCAAGGCCGTGGAGATCGAAGCGCCCGCCGTCGAGGCCTGGGCCGCGAAGATGGCCGCCGAGCACGGCTTCACCGCCGTCACCCACACCGTGGAGATCATGGGGCTGTGCGCCGAGTGCTCCCAGTCCGCTGGGACCACAGCACCACAGGAATGA
- a CDS encoding MFS transporter produces the protein MPEASPAVAGELTDDGGRARAQRRTLAVVVISQILGGAGLAAGITVGALLAQEMLGSDGVSGLPTALFTLGSALAAYLVGRTTQRFGRRPGLAFGFGAGALGAAGVVLAAILWNPVLLFVSLFLYGGGSATNLQARYAGTDLATADQRGRAVSIALVSTTLGAVAGPNLVEPLGALARSWGLPVLSGPFLLAAVAYAAAGLVLWVLLRPDPYRLAHELRQSAEAVAEVPAVPETPAPASAGVAPERTPARHGVALAALIMVLTQVTMTAIMTMTPVHMRAHHHGLGEVGLVIGVHIGAMYLPSLVTGWLVDRIGRVWMACAGGVVLVASAVLATLAPSDSLGLLLLALALLGLGWNFGLITATALLVDATEPESRARVQGGVDVLVALSGAGGSAMAGVVMAAGDYAAVTLGGGVLALLLIPVVLWSQRTGSTRRTAP, from the coding sequence GTGCCTGAGGCGTCTCCGGCGGTGGCCGGTGAGCTGACCGACGACGGCGGCCGGGCGCGGGCGCAGCGGCGGACGCTCGCCGTCGTCGTGATCAGTCAGATCCTGGGCGGCGCCGGGCTCGCGGCCGGCATCACGGTGGGCGCGCTGCTGGCGCAGGAGATGCTCGGCAGCGACGGTGTCTCCGGATTGCCGACCGCGCTCTTCACCCTGGGTTCCGCCCTGGCGGCCTATCTCGTGGGCCGGACGACGCAGCGCTTCGGCCGGCGGCCCGGGCTGGCGTTCGGCTTCGGCGCGGGCGCTCTGGGAGCGGCCGGTGTGGTGCTGGCCGCGATCCTGTGGAACCCGGTGCTGCTCTTCGTCTCGCTGTTCCTGTACGGCGGAGGCTCCGCGACGAACCTTCAGGCTCGTTACGCCGGGACCGATCTCGCGACGGCCGATCAGCGCGGCCGGGCCGTGAGCATCGCTCTGGTCTCCACCACGCTGGGCGCGGTCGCCGGTCCCAATCTCGTGGAACCGCTCGGCGCACTGGCCCGCTCTTGGGGGCTGCCTGTCCTGTCGGGGCCGTTCCTGCTGGCCGCAGTGGCGTATGCGGCGGCCGGTCTGGTGCTCTGGGTCCTCCTGCGGCCCGATCCGTACCGCCTGGCCCACGAGCTGCGGCAGTCGGCGGAAGCCGTGGCCGAGGTCCCCGCGGTCCCGGAGACACCCGCTCCCGCGTCTGCCGGGGTGGCGCCGGAGAGGACGCCCGCGCGTCACGGCGTCGCGCTGGCCGCGCTCATCATGGTGCTCACCCAGGTGACCATGACCGCGATCATGACCATGACCCCGGTGCACATGCGGGCACATCATCACGGTCTCGGGGAGGTCGGTCTGGTGATCGGCGTCCACATCGGCGCCATGTACCTGCCGTCCCTGGTCACGGGCTGGCTCGTGGACCGGATCGGCAGGGTCTGGATGGCCTGCGCCGGTGGGGTCGTGCTGGTGGCTTCCGCCGTTCTGGCCACGCTGGCCCCGAGCGATTCCCTGGGACTGCTCCTGCTGGCGCTGGCCTTGCTGGGCCTCGGCTGGAACTTCGGCCTCATCACGGCGACCGCGCTCCTGGTGGACGCCACCGAACCGGAGAGCCGCGCCCGGGTGCAGGGCGGCGTCGACGTTCTCGTGGCGCTGTCCGGCGCCGGTGGCAGCGCCATGGCGGGTGTGGTGATGGCGGCGGGGGATTACGCCGCGGTCACTCTCGGAGGAGGGGTGCTCGCCCTCCTGCTCATTCCTGTGGTGCTGTGGTCCCAGCGGACTGGGAGCACTCGGCGCACAGCCCCATGA
- a CDS encoding metal ABC transporter permease — MDFNSVLSAIFNFENYGELLALLQNSLWAGAILGVLGGLVGVFVVKRDLSFAVHGISELSFAGASFALLIGADVVFGSLLGSVAAALLLGVMGLRAREKNSLIGVLMPFGLGLGILFLSLYEGRAANKFSLLTGQIVSVDAVQLQMLAVTAALVMVALVVLWRPLNFASDDPDVAEARGVPVKGLSMAFMLILGVSVALSIQVVGALLVLALLITPAAAAFKVTGSPALVVLLSVIFATTSTVGGILLALGGRIPISPYVTTISFLIYLVCWGIGSWRKRKGRNGRRVEDGAGA; from the coding sequence GTGGACTTCAACTCCGTTCTGAGTGCCATCTTCAACTTCGAGAACTACGGCGAACTGCTGGCCCTGCTCCAGAACTCCCTCTGGGCCGGGGCGATCCTGGGTGTGCTCGGGGGCCTGGTCGGCGTGTTCGTGGTCAAGCGGGACCTCTCCTTCGCGGTGCACGGCATCTCCGAGCTGTCCTTCGCCGGCGCTTCCTTCGCCTTGCTGATCGGGGCGGACGTGGTGTTCGGCTCGTTGCTCGGCTCCGTGGCGGCCGCCCTGCTCCTGGGCGTGATGGGTCTGCGGGCCCGGGAAAAGAACTCCCTCATCGGAGTGCTCATGCCCTTCGGCCTGGGTCTCGGCATCCTGTTCCTCTCGCTGTACGAGGGCCGCGCGGCCAACAAGTTCTCCCTGCTCACCGGGCAGATCGTGTCCGTGGACGCCGTGCAGCTGCAGATGCTCGCGGTCACCGCCGCCCTCGTGATGGTGGCGCTCGTGGTCCTGTGGCGGCCCCTGAACTTCGCCAGTGACGACCCCGATGTGGCCGAGGCCCGTGGCGTCCCGGTCAAAGGCCTGTCCATGGCCTTCATGCTGATTCTGGGAGTCTCCGTGGCGCTGTCCATCCAGGTGGTGGGCGCGCTCCTGGTGCTGGCTCTGCTCATCACTCCGGCGGCCGCCGCCTTCAAGGTGACGGGTTCGCCGGCCCTCGTCGTGCTGCTGAGCGTCATTTTCGCCACCACGTCCACCGTGGGCGGCATCCTTCTGGCGCTGGGCGGGCGCATCCCGATCAGCCCCTACGTCACGACCATCTCCTTCCTCATCTACCTCGTGTGCTGGGGGATCGGGTCCTGGCGGAAGCGGAAGGGCCGCAACGGGCGCCGCGTCGAGGACGGGGCAGGTGCCTGA
- a CDS encoding metal ABC transporter ATP-binding protein has protein sequence MNENTIHPGPASLMSLREAGLGFGRRVLWEDLNLDLKAGEFLAVLGANGSGKSSLLRVLLGLLPLTSGTLESRVPKERVGYVPQQKSFAPDTALRARDLVALGVDGHRWGVRLERRGVNRKVDELLAHVGATDYAKVPVGQLSGGEQQRLRIAQALAADPAILLCDEPLLSLDPRHQNIVSELVNRQCRDEGSAVVFVTHELNPVLPYVDKVLYLAGGRFCIGTPDEVMNTETLSELYQGHVEVIRSGDRLMVSGIPEQVHHEQESE, from the coding sequence ATGAACGAGAACACGATTCACCCGGGCCCGGCCTCCCTGATGTCACTCAGGGAGGCCGGGCTCGGCTTCGGCCGGCGCGTCCTCTGGGAGGACCTGAACCTGGATCTGAAGGCCGGCGAGTTCCTGGCGGTGCTCGGCGCCAACGGCAGCGGCAAGAGCTCGCTGCTCCGCGTCCTGCTGGGGCTGCTGCCGCTGACCTCCGGCACGCTGGAGAGCAGGGTGCCCAAGGAGCGCGTGGGCTACGTGCCCCAGCAGAAGTCGTTCGCCCCGGACACCGCCCTCCGGGCACGCGATCTCGTGGCGCTCGGTGTCGACGGTCACCGGTGGGGCGTCCGCCTGGAACGGCGCGGCGTCAACCGGAAGGTCGACGAGCTGCTGGCCCATGTCGGTGCCACGGACTATGCCAAGGTCCCCGTGGGCCAGCTCTCCGGCGGCGAACAGCAGCGCTTGCGGATCGCGCAGGCGCTCGCGGCCGACCCCGCCATCCTGCTCTGCGATGAGCCGCTGCTCTCCCTGGACCCGCGCCACCAGAACATCGTGAGCGAACTGGTCAACCGTCAGTGCCGTGACGAGGGCTCCGCCGTGGTGTTCGTGACCCACGAACTCAACCCGGTACTGCCATATGTGGACAAGGTCCTCTACCTGGCCGGGGGACGCTTCTGCATCGGCACCCCCGACGAAGTCATGAACACCGAGACCCTGTCCGAGCTGTACCAGGGCCACGTGGAAGTGATCCGGTCCGGCGACCGGCTGATGGTCTCGGGCATCCCCGAACAGGTGCACCACGAACAGGAGAGCGAGTAA
- a CDS encoding metal ABC transporter substrate-binding protein: MQSRKNAQFRKNVQSRKKTLSLTALSGVVLLGIAACSTPGSSAAGTESATSGGITVVASTSAYGSLVKAIGGDKVTVESIVSKVSQDPHSYEATAQDRLKVSKAGLVVVNGGGYDAFMDGMVSDAKLDPANVINAVNVSGLQQESTESRRPDRFRGGRPRARSRPRLLQ, encoded by the coding sequence GTGCAGTCCCGAAAGAACGCGCAGTTCCGAAAGAACGTGCAGTCCCGAAAGAAGACCCTGTCCCTGACCGCGCTGTCCGGCGTCGTCCTCCTGGGCATCGCCGCCTGCTCCACCCCCGGCAGCAGCGCCGCGGGCACGGAAAGCGCCACGTCCGGCGGGATCACCGTCGTCGCGTCGACGAGCGCCTATGGCAGTCTCGTCAAAGCCATCGGCGGAGACAAGGTGACGGTCGAATCGATCGTCTCCAAGGTCAGCCAGGACCCGCACTCCTACGAGGCCACGGCCCAGGACCGCCTCAAGGTCTCCAAGGCCGGCCTGGTCGTGGTGAATGGCGGGGGCTATGACGCGTTCATGGACGGCATGGTGTCTGACGCCAAGCTCGATCCCGCCAACGTCATCAACGCGGTGAACGTCTCCGGCCTCCAGCAGGAGAGCACCGAAAGCCGCCGCCCCGACCGCTTCCGCGGCGGACGACCACGGGCACGATCACGACCACGGCTCCTTCAATGA
- a CDS encoding hemolysin family protein — protein MEWLFLVFGILLIFGTGFFVAVEFSLVALDQAQVQAAVDDGDEAAKPLLACLKSLSTQLSSCQLGITLTTLLTGYVLEPSVGSLLKEPLRGLGLADPTPVSLVVAMIAATVFSMILGELVPKNLAIAKAMAVGKAVARPQLVFTMIFKPAIIVLNGFSNKVLGIFGLEAKEEISGARTPDELASLVRRSAEMGTLDPGTAEFLARTLRFSDKTAADVMTPRFRMETLDAVEPVTAVVDAARATGYSRFPVTGESVDDIRGVVHIKKAVSVPTAKRAELEVGSLMTEVFRVPETIPLDDLIAELRASNMQLAVVLDEYGGTAGVVTLEDLVEEIVGEVADEHDRRRPGVLQGADGRWFFPGLLRPDEVGAQIKGLVIPEDGSYETVGGFVMGSLGRIPVAGDHVAVQGGELRVVRMDGRRVDRLAFVPRDEESTEGARHE, from the coding sequence ATGGAATGGCTCTTCCTCGTCTTCGGCATCCTGCTGATCTTCGGCACCGGCTTCTTCGTGGCCGTGGAATTCTCCCTCGTGGCCCTCGACCAGGCACAGGTCCAGGCCGCTGTCGACGACGGCGATGAGGCCGCCAAGCCTCTGCTGGCCTGCCTGAAGTCCCTCTCCACCCAGCTGTCCAGCTGCCAGCTGGGCATCACGCTGACCACACTGCTCACCGGCTATGTGCTGGAACCGTCGGTCGGCAGTCTGCTCAAGGAACCTCTGAGGGGCCTGGGTCTCGCCGACCCGACCCCGGTGTCTCTCGTGGTCGCGATGATCGCGGCCACCGTCTTCTCCATGATCCTGGGCGAGCTGGTGCCCAAGAACCTCGCGATCGCCAAGGCCATGGCCGTCGGCAAGGCCGTGGCCCGTCCGCAGCTCGTGTTCACGATGATCTTCAAGCCCGCGATCATCGTCCTCAACGGCTTCTCCAACAAGGTGCTCGGCATCTTCGGACTGGAGGCCAAGGAGGAGATCTCCGGCGCCCGCACCCCGGACGAGCTCGCCTCCCTGGTGCGCCGTTCCGCCGAGATGGGGACCCTGGATCCCGGCACCGCCGAGTTCCTGGCGCGCACCCTGCGCTTCTCCGACAAGACCGCGGCGGACGTCATGACCCCGCGTTTCCGCATGGAGACGCTGGACGCCGTGGAGCCGGTGACCGCCGTCGTCGATGCGGCCCGTGCCACCGGCTACTCCCGCTTCCCCGTCACCGGAGAGTCCGTGGACGACATCAGGGGAGTGGTGCACATCAAGAAGGCCGTGTCGGTGCCGACCGCCAAACGCGCCGAACTGGAGGTCGGCTCCCTCATGACCGAGGTGTTCCGGGTTCCGGAGACCATCCCGCTGGATGACCTCATCGCCGAGCTGCGCGCCTCCAACATGCAGCTGGCCGTGGTGCTGGACGAGTACGGCGGCACTGCCGGCGTCGTGACGCTGGAGGACCTGGTCGAAGAGATCGTGGGCGAGGTCGCCGATGAGCATGACCGGCGGAGGCCGGGCGTGCTCCAGGGCGCGGACGGCCGGTGGTTCTTCCCCGGCCTGCTGCGGCCGGACGAGGTCGGGGCCCAGATCAAGGGCCTCGTCATCCCCGAGGACGGTTCCTACGAGACGGTGGGTGGCTTCGTGATGGGCAGCCTGGGACGCATCCCGGTGGCCGGCGATCACGTCGCGGTCCAGGGCGGCGAATTGCGCGTGGTCCGTATGGACGGGCGCCGGGTGGACCGGCTCGCCTTCGTGCCGCGCGACGAGGAATCCACTGAGGGGGCGCGCCATGAGTGA
- a CDS encoding multifunctional oxoglutarate decarboxylase/oxoglutarate dehydrogenase thiamine pyrophosphate-binding subunit/dihydrolipoyllysine-residue succinyltransferase subunit translates to MPEQPNHRLPEEFGGNEWLVDELYEQFLKDKNSVDSKWWSVFENYGSGNPAPSTQTQVLPTVAQATKTATATEAPASPAPATAPPAAAAPAPAAPAPAAPAQGDPAQTAPAAPAAKAPPRVVAKDGNRTTATAPIPAQLPKSAPADSGPHEENVVQVLRGPAKAIAANMVSSLEVPTATSVRAVPAKLLIDNRVVINNHLARARGGKVSFTHLIGFAVVKALKQFPSMNVTYDVQDGKPVAVENAHVNFGIAIDMPRPDGSRLLVVPNIKKAETLRFAEFWRTYEDLIKRARNGKLTADDHSGTTVSLTNPGGIGTVHSVPRLSKGQAAIIGVGALEYPAEFQGSSEKKLAEMAVGKIITLTSTYDHRVIQGAGSGEFLRIVHQLLLGEQNFYDEIFEELRIPYEPVRWSPDVQVDPADEINKVARIQQLIHSYRVRGHLMADTDPLEYVQRKHPDLDVLNHGLTLWDLDREWPTGGFGGKQFLKFRTILGVLRDAYCRTTGIEYMHIQDPEERQWFQDELEHPYSKPSREEQLRIVSRLNAAEAFETFLQTKFVGQKRFSLEGGESLIPLLDAIISDAADKGLDEVAIGMAHRGRLNVLTNIAGKTYAQVFREFEGTQDPRSVQGSGDVKYHLGTEGTFTSESGNATKVYLAANPSHLEAVDSVLEGIVRAKQDLLDQGTAFPVLPILVHGDAAFAGQGVVAETLNLSQLRGYRTGGTIHVIVNNQVGFTTSPSSSRSSTYSTDVAKMIQAPVFHVNGDDPEAVVRVAQLAFEFRERFHKDVVIDMVCYRRRGHNEGDDPSMTQPLMYNLIEAKRSVRKLYTEALIGRGDITEEEAEQLLRDYQERLERVFAETHAAQTSPIPVITSDSAAVSGIERPMAQRNDGMVNTPSTTAISAQTLAHIGKAFLNVPEGFTVHPKLKQLLEKRAQMSVDGGIDWGFGEIAAFGSLVMEGVPVRLTGQDSRRGTFVQRHAVFHDRKTGQEWAPLEHLSEDQAKLWIYDSLLSEYAAMGFEYGYSVERPDALVMWEAQFGDFVNGAQTVIDEFISSAEQKWGQRSSLVLMLPHGYEGQGPDHSSARIERFLQMCAENNMVVAEPTTAANHFHLLRRHAYSRPHKPLIVFTPKQLLRLKGAASSVADFTTGGFQPVIGDHAELDPAAVQRVILVAGRLYYDLLANRDKAQDSSTAIVRVEQLYPLPEEEIRAELAKYPNADVVWAQDEPANQGPWSFMALNLVPSLDRPVRLVSRRASASTAAGTGKRHAAENALLLQQAFDHRA, encoded by the coding sequence GTGCCAGAGCAGCCAAACCACCGTCTACCCGAAGAGTTCGGCGGAAATGAGTGGCTTGTAGATGAGCTCTACGAGCAGTTTCTGAAAGACAAGAACTCTGTGGACTCCAAGTGGTGGTCTGTCTTCGAGAACTACGGTTCAGGCAACCCGGCCCCGTCGACGCAGACTCAGGTGCTGCCGACCGTGGCCCAGGCGACCAAGACCGCCACTGCGACCGAGGCACCCGCCTCACCTGCTCCCGCGACGGCGCCGCCCGCCGCCGCTGCACCGGCGCCTGCCGCTCCGGCACCCGCCGCCCCGGCCCAGGGTGATCCGGCTCAGACCGCCCCGGCCGCGCCCGCGGCGAAGGCCCCGCCGCGCGTCGTCGCCAAGGACGGCAACCGCACCACGGCCACCGCGCCGATCCCCGCCCAGCTGCCCAAGAGCGCCCCCGCGGACTCCGGCCCGCACGAGGAGAACGTGGTCCAGGTCCTCCGTGGACCGGCCAAGGCCATCGCCGCCAACATGGTGAGCAGCCTTGAGGTCCCCACGGCCACGAGCGTGCGCGCCGTCCCGGCCAAGCTCCTGATCGACAACCGCGTGGTCATCAACAACCACCTGGCCCGCGCCCGCGGCGGCAAGGTCTCCTTCACGCACCTCATCGGCTTCGCCGTGGTCAAGGCGCTCAAGCAGTTCCCCTCCATGAACGTCACGTACGACGTGCAGGACGGCAAGCCGGTCGCGGTCGAGAACGCCCACGTGAACTTCGGCATCGCGATCGACATGCCCCGCCCGGACGGCAGCCGTCTGCTGGTGGTGCCGAACATCAAGAAGGCCGAGACCCTGCGGTTCGCCGAGTTCTGGCGCACCTATGAGGACCTCATCAAGCGCGCCCGCAACGGCAAGCTGACCGCGGACGACCACTCCGGCACCACGGTCTCCCTGACCAACCCCGGCGGCATCGGAACGGTGCACTCGGTCCCGCGCCTGTCCAAGGGCCAGGCCGCGATCATCGGCGTCGGCGCTCTCGAATACCCGGCCGAGTTCCAGGGCTCCAGCGAGAAGAAGCTCGCCGAGATGGCCGTGGGTAAGATCATCACTCTGACCTCCACCTACGATCACCGCGTGATCCAGGGCGCCGGTTCGGGCGAGTTCCTGCGGATCGTCCACCAGCTCCTGCTGGGCGAGCAGAACTTCTACGACGAGATCTTCGAAGAGCTCCGCATCCCGTACGAGCCCGTGCGCTGGAGCCCGGACGTCCAGGTCGACCCGGCCGACGAGATCAACAAGGTCGCCCGCATCCAGCAGCTCATCCACTCCTACCGCGTGCGCGGACACCTCATGGCGGACACCGATCCGCTCGAGTACGTCCAGCGCAAGCACCCGGACCTGGATGTGCTCAACCACGGCCTGACCCTCTGGGATCTGGACCGCGAATGGCCCACCGGCGGCTTCGGCGGCAAGCAGTTCCTCAAGTTCCGCACCATCCTCGGCGTGCTGCGCGACGCGTACTGCCGCACCACCGGCATCGAATACATGCACATCCAGGATCCTGAGGAGCGTCAGTGGTTCCAGGATGAGCTGGAGCACCCGTACTCCAAGCCGAGCCGCGAGGAGCAGCTCCGCATCGTCTCGCGCCTGAACGCCGCTGAGGCCTTCGAGACCTTCCTGCAGACCAAGTTCGTCGGGCAGAAGCGCTTCTCCCTCGAAGGCGGCGAGTCGCTCATCCCGCTGCTGGACGCCATCATCTCGGACGCCGCGGACAAGGGCCTCGACGAGGTCGCGATCGGCATGGCCCACCGTGGCCGTCTCAACGTGCTGACCAACATCGCCGGCAAGACCTACGCTCAGGTGTTCCGCGAGTTCGAAGGCACGCAGGACCCGCGCAGCGTCCAGGGCTCCGGTGACGTGAAGTACCACCTCGGCACCGAGGGCACCTTCACCTCCGAGTCGGGCAACGCCACCAAGGTCTACCTGGCCGCCAACCCGTCCCACCTGGAGGCCGTGGACTCGGTGCTGGAAGGCATCGTCCGCGCCAAGCAGGATCTGCTGGACCAGGGCACCGCCTTCCCGGTCCTCCCCATCCTCGTCCACGGCGACGCGGCCTTCGCGGGCCAGGGTGTGGTCGCGGAGACGCTGAACCTGTCTCAGCTGCGCGGCTACCGCACCGGCGGCACCATCCACGTGATCGTGAACAACCAGGTCGGCTTCACCACGTCGCCGTCGTCCTCGCGGTCCTCCACGTACTCCACCGACGTCGCCAAGATGATCCAGGCGCCCGTCTTCCACGTGAACGGCGATGACCCGGAGGCCGTGGTCCGCGTGGCCCAGCTCGCCTTCGAGTTCCGCGAGCGGTTCCACAAGGACGTCGTCATCGACATGGTCTGCTACCGCCGCCGCGGTCACAACGAGGGTGACGACCCCTCGATGACCCAGCCGCTCATGTACAACCTGATCGAAGCCAAGCGCAGCGTCCGCAAGCTGTACACCGAGGCCCTGATCGGCCGCGGCGACATCACCGAGGAAGAAGCGGAGCAGCTGCTGCGCGACTACCAGGAGCGCCTGGAGCGGGTCTTCGCGGAGACCCACGCCGCCCAGACCTCCCCGATCCCGGTCATCACCTCGGATTCCGCGGCCGTGTCCGGCATCGAGCGGCCGATGGCGCAGCGCAACGACGGCATGGTCAACACGCCGAGCACCACCGCGATCAGCGCTCAGACCCTCGCCCACATCGGCAAGGCCTTCCTCAACGTCCCGGAGGGCTTCACGGTCCACCCGAAGCTCAAGCAGCTCCTCGAGAAGCGTGCGCAGATGTCCGTCGACGGCGGCATCGACTGGGGCTTCGGCGAGATCGCGGCCTTCGGCTCGCTCGTGATGGAGGGCGTCCCCGTCCGTCTCACCGGTCAGGACTCCCGCCGCGGCACCTTCGTGCAGCGTCATGCGGTGTTCCACGACCGCAAGACCGGCCAGGAATGGGCCCCTCTGGAACACCTCTCCGAGGACCAGGCCAAGCTCTGGATCTATGATTCGCTGCTCTCCGAGTACGCGGCCATGGGCTTCGAGTACGGCTACTCGGTGGAGCGTCCGGACGCCCTGGTCATGTGGGAGGCGCAGTTCGGCGACTTCGTCAACGGCGCCCAGACCGTGATCGACGAGTTCATCTCCTCGGCCGAGCAGAAGTGGGGTCAGCGTTCCTCGCTCGTCCTCATGCTGCCGCACGGCTACGAGGGCCAGGGCCCGGACCACTCCTCGGCCCGCATCGAGCGCTTCCTGCAGATGTGCGCGGAGAACAACATGGTGGTGGCGGAGCCGACGACCGCGGCGAACCACTTCCACCTGCTGCGCCGTCACGCCTACAGCCGCCCGCACAAGCCGCTGATCGTCTTCACCCCGAAGCAGCTCCTCCGTCTGAAGGGCGCCGCCAGCTCGGTCGCCGACTTCACCACGGGCGGCTTCCAGCCGGTGATCGGCGACCACGCCGAGCTGGATCCGGCTGCCGTGCAGCGCGTCATCCTGGTCGCGGGACGTCTGTACTACGACCTTCTGGCCAACCGCGACAAGGCTCAGGACTCCAGCACGGCGATCGTCCGCGTCGAGCAGCTGTACCCGCTGCCCGAAGAGGAGATCCGCGCGGAGCTCGCCAAGTACCCGAACGCCGACGTCGTCTGGGCCCAGGACGAGCCCGCCAACCAGGGCCCGTGGAGCTTCATGGCCCTGAACCTGGTGCCGTCCCTGGACCGCCCGGTCCGCCTGGTCAGCCGTCGCGCGTCCGCCTCGACGGCCGCCGGCACCGGCAAGCGTCACGCGGCCGAGAACGCACTGCTCCTGCAGCAGGCCTTCGACCACCGGGCCTGA
- a CDS encoding GDSL-type esterase/lipase family protein produces MEDRKLRIAAIGDELLAGLGDPRALGWYGRVLARTPRDQFALESYSLPCPEEGTEGLSARWADETGRRFGQGYENRLVIGLSGRDIDFGLSTARSRLNLANILDHASQASVSVFVVGPPPSLDPAKNRRLADLNTAFADVTTRRHHLYVDTFAPLLNHEQWRNDLAANAGAPGQAGYGLMAWLVLHRGWFQWLKIAEPTD; encoded by the coding sequence GTGGAGGACAGGAAACTTCGAATCGCCGCGATCGGCGATGAACTGCTGGCAGGACTCGGCGACCCTCGCGCACTGGGCTGGTACGGCCGGGTGCTGGCCCGCACGCCGCGGGATCAGTTCGCTCTGGAGAGCTACTCGCTGCCGTGCCCCGAAGAGGGCACCGAGGGTCTTTCGGCGCGCTGGGCGGACGAGACGGGCCGCCGTTTCGGTCAGGGCTATGAGAACCGCCTGGTCATCGGCCTCTCCGGACGGGACATCGACTTCGGGCTCTCCACCGCGCGCAGCCGCCTGAATCTGGCGAACATCCTGGATCACGCGTCGCAGGCGAGCGTCTCCGTCTTCGTGGTGGGCCCGCCCCCGAGCCTCGACCCGGCCAAGAACCGGCGTCTGGCAGATCTCAACACGGCCTTCGCCGATGTGACCACCCGCCGTCACCACCTGTACGTGGACACCTTCGCTCCCCTGCTCAACCATGAGCAATGGCGCAATGACCTGGCGGCCAATGCCGGCGCCCCCGGCCAGGCCGGCTACGGGCTGATGGCCTGGCTCGTCCTGCACCGGGGCTGGTTCCAGTGGCTCAAAATCGCGGAGCCCACGGACTGA